Proteins from a single region of Pseudopedobacter saltans DSM 12145:
- a CDS encoding glycoside hydrolase family 10 protein, translating into MKRLLINAGIFVCLALVLNSCSKDSETKPTPSPGIEPPVSTDLNFPKKEMRAAWFATVWELDWPGVRGEAAQKQKYKDMLDRLQELKFNAVIFQIKGMADAFYNSPYEPWSASVSGTRGVDPGYDVLKFLIDETHARGMEFHAWMNPYRISTRASESASFATLPSTIPSSWVIDLPTIRIYNPALPEVRQRLNDIVKDLITKYNVDGVHFDDYFYPSGFTYNDDADFVKYGAAYTKKDDFRRGNVEKAIEGVFNTIKSTKPEVVFSVSPAASRTYNYNTMFADLPKWTSSGWVDILIPQLYQEIGNSSNPFEGNLADWTQFRGKAQLVIGYGYYKFGASDGGAAFQNVDQLARQFDLAQKNKYVVGSAIYSARDVIANRIGITNKLKELYSHNVVMPFAGREVAPKPTVPTNLSVSGNELTWKVSGANLRSVVYYFSDLKATGKVVGITNNTTMNVAEKGFYCVTALNVDNLESVATSTIEKK; encoded by the coding sequence ATGAAAAGACTACTCATTAACGCAGGTATTTTTGTTTGTTTGGCGCTGGTTTTAAATAGTTGTAGTAAAGACTCAGAAACTAAGCCTACACCGTCACCTGGTATAGAGCCACCTGTTTCCACAGATTTGAATTTTCCTAAGAAAGAAATGCGGGCAGCCTGGTTCGCGACGGTATGGGAATTGGACTGGCCTGGAGTACGAGGGGAAGCTGCTCAAAAGCAAAAATATAAAGACATGTTGGATCGTCTTCAAGAGCTTAAGTTTAATGCAGTGATTTTTCAGATTAAAGGAATGGCGGATGCATTTTACAACTCTCCTTATGAGCCATGGTCGGCATCAGTTTCCGGTACTAGGGGAGTAGACCCGGGTTACGATGTTTTAAAGTTTTTAATTGATGAAACACATGCCAGAGGTATGGAATTTCATGCCTGGATGAATCCCTATAGGATTTCTACCCGAGCGTCGGAGTCGGCTTCATTTGCGACACTACCGTCCACTATTCCTTCTTCCTGGGTTATTGATTTGCCAACCATTCGTATATATAATCCGGCTTTGCCAGAAGTGAGGCAGCGATTGAATGATATTGTAAAAGATCTGATTACTAAATATAATGTGGACGGGGTTCATTTTGATGACTATTTTTATCCTTCGGGATTCACCTATAATGATGATGCTGATTTTGTGAAATATGGAGCCGCTTATACAAAGAAAGATGATTTTAGACGTGGTAATGTTGAAAAGGCTATTGAAGGTGTTTTTAATACAATAAAATCGACAAAGCCAGAGGTTGTTTTTTCAGTTTCACCAGCTGCTAGCAGAACCTATAATTATAATACTATGTTTGCTGATCTGCCCAAATGGACATCTTCTGGATGGGTAGATATCCTAATACCTCAATTATACCAGGAAATTGGAAATTCATCAAATCCTTTTGAAGGAAATCTTGCAGATTGGACTCAGTTTAGGGGGAAAGCACAGCTTGTTATTGGATATGGTTATTATAAATTTGGCGCTTCGGATGGCGGAGCTGCATTTCAAAATGTAGATCAACTAGCAAGACAATTTGATTTGGCACAGAAAAACAAGTATGTTGTAGGTTCTGCGATTTATTCAGCTCGTGATGTTATCGCTAATAGAATTGGTATTACCAATAAACTAAAAGAGCTTTACAGTCATAATGTCGTTATGCCTTTTGCGGGTAGGGAAGTCGCTCCTAAGCCAACCGTTCCAACTAATTTAAGCGTAAGCGGTAATGAATTGACCTGGAAGGTATCCGGGGCCAATTTAAGAAGTGTGGTATATTATTTTTCAGATTTGAAAGCTACAGGTAAAGTTGTAGGTATCACCAATAATACTACAATGAATGTCGCAGAAAAAGGCTTTTATTGCGTAACAGCATTAAATGTAGATAATCTGGAAAGTGTAGCTACGTCAACCATAGAAAAGAAATAA
- a CDS encoding DUF4623 domain-containing protein yields the protein MKSLNKMSIYGLASLFVLINLFSCSDDFPEALDSGSNFTVIKSIKIVSAGETGNGVVEGVVNEDTKEITFPRLDTLTNFQNLKFEAELSNGATLDKEVYPVTFLEGESEKTIVIKVQNLPRYREYLVKLRLKVPVYGADFSLPTVYDFSANKGPAAVYPAFAGQLTRGTGFDGKYVLIASRGTSGVHLLDVEKLKVNDKTPIPLSTTGVTGGTYSYNMAAQVNGHSYVASLSGAATSPLKLYHWASPTSTPEVVADINVAAIPGAAARHGDNFSIALDANGNGYAFFTSATSNIIRVKIENYNRSTEVSLISTATNYEQWSTVNLVGNTGTYIIGGHSKPISLIDASGKASHTFAVSTLPIGSADPRVINFNGERYLLTITIPRGAPNGINSVLRVYNITRGATINDAFVAFEQTEKKPVYEFLISGATNTAPGTQSGFYVVKDAKGKDQKLMIYGATTDAGFAIIEFPVNIAKD from the coding sequence ATGAAATCATTAAATAAAATGTCAATATATGGGCTGGCGAGTCTGTTTGTGTTGATTAATCTGTTTTCTTGTTCAGATGATTTTCCTGAAGCTTTAGATTCTGGTAGCAATTTTACGGTGATAAAGTCGATTAAGATTGTTAGTGCAGGAGAAACAGGGAATGGAGTGGTTGAGGGGGTTGTAAATGAAGACACGAAAGAAATTACTTTTCCAAGATTAGATACCTTAACTAATTTCCAAAATTTGAAATTTGAAGCTGAATTATCAAATGGCGCAACATTGGATAAGGAGGTTTATCCAGTAACCTTTCTAGAAGGAGAGAGTGAAAAAACTATTGTTATTAAAGTACAGAATTTACCGCGTTATCGTGAATATTTGGTTAAACTTCGTTTAAAAGTTCCAGTTTATGGTGCAGATTTTAGCCTGCCTACTGTCTATGATTTTTCTGCAAATAAAGGCCCGGCTGCAGTTTATCCAGCTTTTGCAGGGCAACTTACAAGAGGAACTGGGTTTGATGGTAAATATGTATTAATTGCAAGTAGAGGAACTTCTGGTGTACATTTATTGGATGTCGAAAAGCTTAAAGTTAATGATAAAACACCAATTCCACTGTCTACTACCGGGGTTACGGGAGGTACTTATTCTTATAATATGGCTGCTCAGGTAAATGGACATTCTTACGTTGCTAGTTTGTCGGGGGCCGCTACATCTCCATTAAAACTCTACCATTGGGCTAGCCCCACATCTACACCGGAAGTAGTCGCGGATATTAATGTAGCTGCCATCCCAGGGGCGGCAGCACGTCATGGGGACAATTTTTCTATAGCTTTAGACGCTAATGGTAATGGTTATGCCTTTTTTACTTCTGCTACTTCTAATATTATCAGAGTTAAGATTGAAAATTATAACAGATCAACAGAGGTTTCTTTGATTAGTACAGCAACTAACTATGAGCAGTGGTCTACAGTTAATTTAGTCGGAAATACGGGAACTTATATTATAGGCGGGCATTCTAAGCCGATATCTTTAATTGATGCTTCGGGTAAGGCCTCTCATACTTTTGCTGTATCAACATTACCGATAGGCTCTGCTGATCCTAGAGTCATTAATTTTAATGGAGAGAGGTATTTATTGACAATAACAATTCCAAGGGGAGCTCCTAATGGTATAAATTCTGTGTTAAGAGTTTATAATATTACAAGAGGAGCAACTATAAATGATGCTTTTGTAGCTTTTGAACAAACCGAGAAAAAGCCTGTGTATGAGTTTCTAATTTCCGGAGCTACAAATACAGCTCCTGGTACTCAATCAGGATTTTATGTGGTTAAAGATGCAAAAGGTAAAGATCAAAAGCTAATGATTTATGGTGCTACTACAGACGCAGGATTTGCGATTATTGAGTTTCCAGTAAATATTGCTAAAGACTAA
- a CDS encoding RagB/SusD family nutrient uptake outer membrane protein, whose translation MKFKYILFTSAILLSFSSCEKFLDRPPLTTLDDNSNGWTSENKVRLYANKYYTDYFEGYGSGFSSGNVPLIGNTNNDDMVVLGNQPNLTRSVPNSGIWSYSNVRSINIMIDRVETRMSNILTAEAKNHWLAVGKFFRAFEYAELVRIYGDVPYIDKEVADTDLNELYKARTPRNEVMDHVYADWRFVLDNIRTNDGDQNLNRFIAAGFISRLALIEASWQKYHYNNAERAKKFYELVVECAQIDMNSGKYDIVTDYKLQFTSKDLKGNKDMVLYRVYDGAQNIRHSIASNSNLQESTNNGPTTDLLKAYLCTDGRPFENSTLADAAKFDLANMIKTRDPRFEATFYSKPNALNRSSMYYITKYFPREIEKAVKVNGQALPAEYTGDKNETDAPVLRYAEVLLNWIEAKAELETLGGVAVSQDDINKSINKIRLRPVAQEALDRGVSKVSNLVLGAIPVDPNRDPEVSPLLWEIRRERRLEFAFETFRLTDLRRWKKLEYIDNTLNKDLMSGGWVNFSTELSTELAAKNVNVLSVVDLTGKETIYNGSNGGLMIGFYKNQTNKPRLPFLNIANINPYLTPVGLVQIDQYASRGYVLKQTEGWPQN comes from the coding sequence ATGAAATTTAAATATATATTATTCACATCAGCTATATTGCTTTCTTTTTCTAGCTGTGAAAAATTTCTAGATCGTCCTCCCCTGACAACATTAGATGACAACTCGAATGGGTGGACCAGTGAAAATAAGGTGAGGCTTTATGCTAACAAATATTACACGGATTATTTCGAAGGTTATGGAAGTGGTTTTTCTAGTGGTAATGTACCATTAATTGGTAATACAAATAATGATGACATGGTTGTTCTTGGTAATCAACCAAATTTAACTCGTTCGGTTCCTAATAGTGGTATTTGGAGCTATAGTAATGTACGGTCAATTAATATAATGATTGATCGAGTTGAAACAAGAATGAGTAATATTTTAACGGCTGAGGCCAAAAATCACTGGTTAGCTGTTGGGAAATTTTTTAGAGCCTTTGAGTATGCAGAATTGGTAAGAATATATGGAGATGTTCCATATATTGATAAAGAGGTTGCTGATACGGATCTGAATGAGTTGTACAAGGCTCGAACTCCACGTAATGAAGTGATGGATCATGTCTATGCGGATTGGCGTTTTGTATTGGATAATATTCGTACGAACGATGGAGACCAAAATTTAAATAGATTCATCGCGGCAGGCTTTATCTCTAGGTTAGCGCTTATCGAAGCATCTTGGCAAAAATACCATTACAATAATGCTGAGCGAGCTAAAAAGTTTTATGAATTGGTTGTAGAGTGCGCGCAGATTGATATGAACAGTGGTAAATATGATATTGTTACAGATTATAAATTACAATTCACGTCAAAAGATTTGAAAGGTAATAAGGATATGGTGCTGTATCGGGTTTATGATGGCGCTCAGAATATTCGCCATTCGATAGCTTCTAATAGTAATTTACAAGAGTCTACTAATAATGGACCTACTACTGATCTTCTAAAAGCTTATTTATGTACGGATGGCAGGCCTTTTGAAAATTCAACTTTAGCAGACGCGGCAAAATTTGATTTGGCTAACATGATTAAAACCAGAGATCCTCGTTTTGAGGCTACGTTTTACTCAAAACCTAATGCTTTAAACCGGAGCTCAATGTATTATATCACAAAGTATTTTCCTAGGGAAATCGAGAAGGCTGTAAAAGTAAATGGACAAGCTTTGCCAGCAGAGTATACAGGTGACAAAAACGAAACTGATGCTCCTGTTTTACGCTATGCTGAAGTTTTGTTGAATTGGATTGAAGCAAAAGCAGAATTAGAAACACTAGGGGGAGTGGCTGTTTCTCAGGATGATATAAATAAGTCTATTAATAAAATACGTCTACGTCCTGTGGCTCAAGAAGCACTTGATAGAGGGGTTAGTAAGGTGTCAAATTTAGTTTTGGGGGCCATACCAGTCGATCCAAATCGTGATCCTGAAGTTTCTCCGCTTTTGTGGGAAATTAGAAGAGAGCGTCGACTTGAATTTGCATTTGAAACTTTTCGTTTGACTGATTTAAGGCGCTGGAAAAAATTGGAGTATATCGATAATACTTTAAATAAAGATTTGATGTCAGGTGGATGGGTTAATTTTAGTACAGAGCTATCAACAGAGTTAGCGGCCAAGAATGTTAATGTATTGTCTGTTGTAGATTTAACTGGCAAAGAAACCATCTATAATGGTTCCAATGGTGGTTTGATGATTGGATTCTACAAAAACCAAACGAATAAGCCTCGTTTACCATTTTTAAATATAGCAAATATTAATCCTTATTTGACTCCTGTAGGGTTAGTTCAGATTGATCAATACGCATCCAGAGGTTACGTTTTGAAGCAAACAGAAGGTTGGCCTCAGAATTAA
- a CDS encoding SusC/RagA family TonB-linked outer membrane protein: MRKSLLFSAALGFLLLPELHAETWVKVASRDLLEGASRRGMQQNIVQGTVSDKDGPIAGASVSVVGTSKSTMTDLNGHFKIEATNGQTLRVSFLGYKPRDLVVTSSQMNISLDNEDKVLEEVVVVGYGQQKKGHLTGAVSSVNVEKIMGGRPISDAGRGLQGAVPGLSVVVPSGEVGSDAVLRIRGQVGSPYGGASPLLLVDNVEVPSLQYINPNDIESITVLKDAASASIYGAKAAFGVVLVTMKKGAKTESNNVTYSNNLSWQSPFKKIELAGIEGLEYTVDAHENMRQAGPAGGFWRVDRASLEKIREWQDKYGGVIGNNDPVVYGRDWIWDGTQKFGYRLYDPVDAMVKDFPFSHQHNLGLNGRTGRTNYYFSLGYLGQQGMMKPAPHDDFKRFNPTLKVSTELSEHVSLRGAALYSEGTKRYPNSTNSTGFAADPWLYLYRWSLLFPVGVQENGKDIIDPAYTARTSKDAVKTDKYLNLNLGTTVKFTKKWDLQADYTYSTLTKDFKSSIPQLSAKTHWYGVEPWRDENGRQIYVDENGVPTDNGGMLAYQFPMTDYVLPAQTFYGQENRFSRKHTFNAFSTYNLNIAGGHEFKFMAGTNIVANDENWQSASRNGLFDSEDPFFNFADGTEKASGFRDWDSQIGFFGRFNYAFNNKYLLEANIRRDASSRFPSYMRWNWYPSVSAGWVLSEENLLKTLNPVLSFAKLRASWGSIGDQSISNGLYMREMTSGGKTTWIGSAGTPTVIIGTPRLVGAGLTWQDIEHLNVGVDLKFFKNKFGVTAEWFERNTNNMIIAGDFRPATLGTGAPLGNYGNLRTRGWELEMDFNHRFEKGLGLNLMANISDATTFITKGADFETPWEDRSLSTTYSTGRRYGDVYGFVTDRLFQAEDFVYDANGKFVQTNIIYNGTSKRTNMLAGDNPVYQTYFEDGNQTLLISPGDIKFVDVNGDGYIDAGKGTNGSPGDRVVIGNITPRYQFGFRIGADWKGFDLAVFLQGVGKRKIWGSGQLAIPGYYSKEGGMPLTFATDYWRPDRTNAFYPRAWNYNGADEGYVMRAQSRYMLNMAYLRIKNISIGYTIPKTVVERVKLSNVRFFISLENMFTFDKLRGLPIDPETISGYSMLKDSNYNLGRTGTSNPTFKSASVGVQLGF; encoded by the coding sequence ATGAGAAAATCATTACTCTTCTCTGCTGCTTTAGGATTTTTATTGTTACCCGAACTCCATGCTGAGACTTGGGTGAAGGTGGCGTCTAGAGATCTTTTAGAAGGAGCATCTCGCCGAGGGATGCAACAGAATATCGTACAAGGTACGGTGTCTGATAAGGATGGTCCTATTGCAGGAGCATCGGTTTCTGTTGTGGGAACCTCAAAATCCACAATGACTGATTTAAACGGTCATTTTAAGATCGAGGCAACAAATGGACAAACGCTGCGCGTGTCCTTTTTGGGTTATAAACCAAGGGATCTTGTCGTAACCTCTTCCCAAATGAATATTTCGTTAGATAACGAGGATAAAGTTTTAGAAGAGGTTGTGGTGGTTGGTTATGGTCAGCAGAAAAAGGGACATTTAACCGGTGCAGTATCTTCAGTAAATGTTGAGAAGATTATGGGTGGTAGGCCTATTTCGGATGCTGGTCGTGGACTGCAAGGAGCGGTGCCGGGACTTTCAGTGGTGGTTCCCAGTGGTGAGGTTGGTTCTGATGCAGTATTAAGGATTAGAGGTCAAGTAGGATCGCCTTACGGAGGGGCAAGCCCTCTATTGTTAGTTGATAATGTGGAGGTTCCTAGTCTTCAGTATATTAATCCAAATGATATAGAAAGCATTACTGTTTTGAAAGATGCTGCTTCAGCCTCAATTTATGGAGCAAAAGCAGCTTTCGGAGTAGTCTTGGTGACAATGAAGAAAGGGGCTAAAACTGAAAGCAACAATGTAACTTATTCAAATAATCTTTCATGGCAGTCTCCATTTAAGAAAATTGAATTAGCAGGTATTGAAGGATTGGAATATACGGTTGATGCCCACGAAAATATGCGACAAGCAGGCCCTGCAGGTGGTTTTTGGCGTGTTGATAGAGCTAGTTTAGAAAAAATAAGAGAATGGCAAGATAAGTATGGAGGGGTTATAGGTAATAATGATCCGGTAGTTTATGGACGTGACTGGATATGGGATGGAACGCAAAAATTTGGCTATAGACTTTATGATCCTGTTGATGCAATGGTTAAAGATTTTCCTTTTTCTCATCAACATAATTTGGGGCTGAACGGTAGAACCGGTAGAACAAATTATTATTTTAGTTTAGGCTATTTGGGACAACAAGGTATGATGAAGCCTGCTCCTCATGATGATTTCAAACGTTTTAATCCTACTTTGAAAGTTTCAACAGAGTTAAGTGAACATGTCAGTTTAAGGGGGGCTGCACTTTATTCAGAAGGTACTAAAAGATATCCCAATTCAACAAACTCAACAGGATTTGCAGCTGACCCTTGGCTATATCTGTATAGGTGGTCTCTTTTATTTCCTGTCGGGGTTCAAGAAAATGGTAAAGATATCATTGATCCAGCTTATACTGCCAGAACTTCTAAAGATGCAGTTAAAACGGATAAATATCTAAATCTTAATCTTGGTACAACTGTTAAGTTTACTAAAAAATGGGATTTACAAGCCGATTATACTTACAGCACTTTGACTAAAGATTTTAAATCTTCAATACCTCAATTAAGTGCTAAGACACATTGGTATGGAGTGGAGCCTTGGAGGGATGAAAATGGGCGACAGATTTATGTAGATGAAAATGGAGTTCCAACTGATAATGGTGGGATGTTGGCCTATCAGTTTCCAATGACAGATTACGTTCTACCTGCTCAAACATTTTATGGACAAGAAAATAGATTTAGCAGAAAGCATACATTTAATGCATTTTCTACCTATAATTTGAATATTGCAGGAGGGCATGAATTTAAATTTATGGCCGGAACTAATATTGTTGCTAATGATGAAAATTGGCAATCTGCAAGCAGAAATGGATTGTTCGATTCTGAAGATCCTTTCTTTAATTTCGCAGATGGTACCGAAAAGGCATCAGGGTTTAGGGACTGGGATTCTCAAATAGGATTTTTTGGTCGTTTTAATTATGCTTTCAATAATAAGTACTTGCTCGAGGCAAATATTCGGAGGGATGCTTCGTCACGTTTTCCGTCTTATATGAGATGGAATTGGTATCCATCTGTCTCGGCAGGTTGGGTGTTGTCTGAAGAAAATTTATTGAAAACACTAAATCCAGTTTTAAGTTTTGCTAAACTTCGAGCCTCTTGGGGAAGTATAGGTGATCAATCTATTAGTAATGGATTGTATATGCGTGAGATGACGTCAGGAGGGAAAACAACATGGATTGGCTCTGCCGGAACACCAACAGTTATTATAGGGACACCGAGATTGGTTGGGGCAGGTTTAACATGGCAAGATATTGAACACCTGAATGTTGGAGTTGATTTAAAATTTTTCAAAAATAAATTTGGTGTTACAGCCGAATGGTTTGAGAGAAATACCAATAATATGATTATTGCAGGTGATTTTAGACCAGCAACTTTAGGTACTGGAGCTCCTCTGGGAAATTATGGTAATTTACGTACACGTGGGTGGGAATTGGAAATGGATTTTAACCATCGGTTCGAAAAAGGGTTGGGTTTAAATCTAATGGCAAATATCTCTGATGCAACTACATTTATCACAAAGGGTGCTGATTTTGAAACCCCATGGGAAGATAGATCGTTAAGTACAACCTATTCTACAGGAAGAAGATATGGAGATGTATATGGGTTTGTAACCGATCGTTTATTCCAGGCGGAAGACTTTGTGTATGATGCTAATGGTAAATTTGTACAAACTAACATCATTTACAATGGCACTAGTAAACGTACTAATATGCTGGCTGGAGATAACCCTGTGTATCAAACTTATTTCGAAGATGGTAATCAAACCTTGTTAATTAGTCCAGGAGATATCAAGTTTGTTGATGTTAATGGTGATGGATACATTGATGCAGGAAAAGGTACAAATGGATCTCCCGGTGACCGTGTGGTGATTGGAAACATTACTCCTCGTTATCAGTTTGGCTTTCGTATTGGTGCAGATTGGAAAGGTTTTGACTTAGCAGTATTCCTACAAGGAGTTGGAAAAAGAAAAATCTGGGGATCCGGACAGCTTGCTATCCCAGGATATTATTCAAAAGAGGGAGGGATGCCTTTAACTTTTGCGACGGATTATTGGAGGCCTGATCGTACTAATGCTTTTTATCCTCGAGCTTGGAATTATAATGGTGCTGATGAAGGTTACGTTATGCGGGCACAATCTAGATATATGTTAAACATGGCGTATTTGAGAATTAAGAATATTTCTATAGGATATACAATTCCAAAAACAGTAGTAGAAAGAGTTAAGTTATCAAATGTAAGATTCTTTATCTCATTAGAGAACATGTTTACGTTTGATAAATTAAGAGGCTTGCCAATTGACCCTGAGACGATTTCAGGATATTCTATGTTAAAAGATTCTAACTATAACTTAGGTAGAACGGGAACATCAAATCCTACTTTTAAGTCAGCTTCAGTTGGAGTTCAATTAGGTTTTTAA
- a CDS encoding FAD-binding and (Fe-S)-binding domain-containing protein has translation MNIGELLKAIIPADRIKDRLIDVVSYAADAGFYHLTPKAVVRPIAVDEVIALFRFSHQHQVPMTFRTGGTSLSGQSITDGILVDLSQYWDKAHVENGGLQIRVQPGIIGAAVNNKLKSFGKKIGPDPSSINSAMMGGILSNNSSGMCCGVHANSYHTTKYIKFVLPNGKCFSTENQSDYERFEKECNDIFETLTGLRSQIISNPDLFNIIRHKYQTKNTVGYSVNSFIDYEHPLDILAHLLIGGEGTLGFIAEAVMNTVDDYKEKSTALLYFPDIYEACKAIIPLTASGAEAVELMDRASLRSIEHIKGVPDILKTLPEAAAALLIEYQANTNDELNVKINQFLSLSEELSLLSPAVFTQVPGEQAFLWTLRKGMFPSVGAVRASGSTVILEDIAFPVETLGDAILDLQKLFKAYDYTNAIIFGHAKDGNIHFVVTQSFQSQQEIERYDRFLKDVVLLVVEKYRGTLKAEHGTGRNMAPFIATEWGTEIYAIMKRLKEVIDPKNLLNPGVIINDNTKAHITNLKDLPTVEHEVDKCMECGYCEHVCPSRNITLTPRRRIVVRRELTILKKKGEKAKYEELLDQYQYDGLDTCAVDGLCASACPVDINTGDLVKRLRRENHSDFANSVALQIAKNFAFASSATEFGVKAANGINGVLGGNALTKITKAVKEVIPAIPQWSNQIKSTGNITSKYKQQSVDAVVYMPTCISRMMGGAAIDGKKNIIDTIASISAKVGISFKIPDKIGSMCCGQMFSSKGYQKAFEYSVNRTVEQIWEESNKGQLPVMLDVSSCTHTLQGARNYLTEENKKRLDTLRIIDSIEYIDEFIIPRVSLQRKKQRIVLHPVCSLKKMGLNAKFKKVADFFAEEVVMPFNANCCGMAGDRGFLFPELTQSATEMEAREINTCGSFDGYYSSSKTCEMSLSDAVGKNYESIVYLVDDCI, from the coding sequence ATGAATATTGGCGAACTTTTAAAAGCAATAATTCCTGCGGATAGAATAAAGGATAGGTTGATAGATGTAGTGTCATATGCTGCAGATGCGGGTTTTTACCATCTTACACCTAAAGCAGTGGTGCGGCCTATAGCTGTGGACGAAGTCATTGCGTTATTTCGTTTTTCCCATCAACATCAGGTGCCTATGACTTTCAGAACCGGGGGAACCAGTCTTTCCGGGCAATCCATAACAGATGGGATTTTGGTAGATTTAAGTCAATATTGGGATAAGGCACATGTGGAAAACGGGGGACTACAGATTAGGGTGCAACCCGGCATTATCGGAGCAGCTGTAAATAACAAATTAAAGAGTTTTGGCAAGAAAATAGGTCCAGATCCATCCAGCATAAACTCGGCTATGATGGGAGGGATTTTGTCTAACAATTCAAGCGGAATGTGTTGTGGTGTACATGCTAATTCTTATCATACCACCAAGTATATCAAATTCGTTCTCCCTAATGGGAAATGCTTTAGTACGGAGAATCAAAGTGATTATGAGCGTTTTGAAAAAGAGTGTAATGATATATTTGAAACTCTGACCGGTTTAAGGTCTCAGATTATTTCAAATCCCGATCTTTTCAATATTATTCGTCATAAATATCAGACAAAAAATACAGTAGGGTATTCTGTTAATTCTTTTATAGATTATGAACATCCTTTGGATATTCTGGCTCATTTGTTAATCGGAGGAGAAGGTACGCTTGGTTTTATCGCCGAAGCGGTTATGAACACTGTTGACGATTATAAAGAAAAATCTACGGCTTTACTCTATTTTCCGGATATTTATGAAGCCTGCAAGGCAATTATACCTTTAACAGCATCTGGTGCAGAGGCTGTTGAGTTAATGGATAGAGCATCTCTTCGTTCTATAGAACATATTAAGGGAGTCCCGGATATTTTAAAAACCTTACCTGAGGCCGCTGCGGCGCTGCTAATTGAATACCAGGCCAACACGAATGACGAGCTGAACGTTAAAATAAATCAGTTTTTAAGCCTTTCGGAAGAATTAAGCTTGCTTAGTCCTGCTGTATTTACGCAGGTTCCGGGAGAACAAGCTTTTTTGTGGACACTTAGAAAGGGAATGTTTCCATCTGTTGGTGCCGTTAGAGCTAGCGGATCTACCGTGATTTTGGAAGATATAGCTTTTCCTGTCGAGACCTTGGGAGATGCTATTTTGGATCTTCAAAAGCTATTTAAGGCCTATGACTATACAAATGCAATTATTTTTGGGCATGCTAAGGATGGAAATATCCATTTTGTCGTAACGCAATCTTTTCAATCTCAACAGGAAATAGAGCGATATGATAGATTTTTAAAAGATGTAGTTCTTTTAGTGGTTGAGAAATACAGGGGGACATTGAAGGCGGAGCATGGTACGGGAAGAAATATGGCTCCGTTCATTGCAACAGAGTGGGGAACCGAGATTTATGCGATCATGAAGCGGTTGAAAGAGGTTATTGATCCTAAGAACCTGCTAAATCCGGGAGTTATTATCAATGACAATACAAAAGCCCATATAACGAATCTTAAAGATTTGCCAACAGTAGAACACGAGGTAGATAAATGTATGGAATGTGGCTATTGTGAGCATGTATGTCCGAGTAGAAATATTACGTTAACTCCCCGCAGGCGTATAGTTGTAAGGCGAGAGCTTACAATATTGAAGAAAAAAGGCGAGAAAGCTAAATATGAAGAGCTGCTGGATCAATATCAATACGATGGTTTAGATACCTGTGCAGTTGACGGACTTTGTGCTTCTGCTTGTCCGGTTGATATTAATACGGGAGATCTGGTGAAAAGACTGAGAAGAGAAAACCATAGTGATTTTGCTAATAGCGTAGCGCTCCAGATAGCTAAAAACTTTGCTTTTGCATCTTCCGCTACCGAATTTGGAGTTAAAGCGGCTAATGGTATCAATGGTGTCTTGGGCGGGAATGCACTTACTAAAATAACCAAGGCTGTTAAAGAAGTTATCCCGGCGATTCCTCAATGGTCCAATCAGATAAAGTCTACTGGAAATATCACCTCTAAATATAAACAGCAAAGTGTTGATGCTGTGGTTTATATGCCGACCTGTATTTCGAGGATGATGGGGGGTGCGGCAATAGACGGTAAAAAAAATATTATAGATACTATAGCAAGTATTTCGGCTAAGGTTGGGATTAGCTTTAAAATACCGGATAAAATAGGATCGATGTGTTGTGGGCAGATGTTTTCTTCTAAAGGTTACCAGAAAGCTTTTGAATATAGCGTAAACAGAACTGTTGAACAAATTTGGGAAGAGAGTAATAAAGGCCAGCTGCCAGTAATGCTTGACGTAAGTTCTTGTACGCATACTTTACAAGGTGCCAGAAACTATCTGACGGAAGAAAATAAAAAGCGTTTAGATACTTTGAGGATTATAGATAGTATAGAATATATAGATGAGTTTATTATCCCAAGAGTGAGCTTGCAGCGTAAAAAGCAAAGGATTGTGCTGCATCCAGTTTGCTCGCTAAAGAAAATGGGATTAAATGCTAAGTTTAAAAAGGTGGCGGATTTCTTTGCAGAAGAAGTAGTAATGCCATTTAATGCTAATTGTTGTGGCATGGCAGGAGACAGAGGTTTTCTGTTTCCGGAATTAACCCAATCTGCTACAGAAATGGAAGCCCGAGAAATAAATACCTGTGGTTCGTTTGATGGTTATTATTCCTCTAGTAAAACTTGTGAAATGTCTTTGTCGGATGCGGTTGGTAAAAATTACGAGTCTATAGTTTATCTCGTGGATGATTGTATATAA